The nucleotide sequence ATCGGCCGGACGCTACGTGCTGACGCTGAATCCGGACTGCCGGCTCTCTCCGGACTTCTGCGCCGCCCTCGTGCGGCGTCTCGACGACGCGGCGGACGCGGGGTCGGCATCGGGAAAGCTCTTCCGCGCCGAAGGAGCGGAGCTCTCGCCCGCCGCGGTGCTCGACTCGACCGGTATCGTGTTCACGGCGGCGGGACGCCACTTCGACCGGGATTCCGGCGGGGCCGACTCGGCGGACGGCGCGCGCGAACGGGAGATCGCGGGCGTCACCGGCGCGGCGGGGTTTTACCGTCGCGCCGCGCTCGATTCCGTCCGAATCTCGACCGGCTGGTTCGACGAGGACTTCTTCCTCTATCGGGAGGATGCCGATCTCGCGCTCCGGCTCCGCGCGGCCGGGTGGCGCTGCCTGTACGTGCCCGAGGCCGTCGCGTGGCACCGCCGCGCGAGCCTTCCCGATCGGCGGGGCGGGATGAGCCCCGTTGCGAACTATCACTCCGTGAAGAACCGATTCCTGCTGCGGATCAACAACGCCCCGGTCCCGGAGTTCCGGCGGGTGCCGACTCTTCTGCGCGACCTCGTCGTCCTCGCCGCGTGCGTGACCGTCGAGCCCTCCTCGCTCCGCGCGTTTTCCTGGCTCGCGCGGAATCGGCGGCGGCTGCTCGGCAAGCGGCGTGAGATCGCGGCGACGAGCCGTCGAGGGGCGGCGCCGAGTGGTCGGGGGACGGCGTCAAAGCCGTCGGGGGATGGCGGGAAGCCGTCGGGGGATGCCGGGAAGCCGTCGGGGGATGGCGGGAAGCCGTCGGGGGATGGCGGGAAGCCGTCCAGGACGTCGCGATGAAGATTGCGATCCTCGGCACCCGCGGGATTCCCGCACGCTACGGCGGCTTCGAGACGTTCGCCGAGGAGGTCTCGCGGCGGCTGGCGCGCCGGGGCCACGACGTGACGGTCTATTGCCGGAGGCATTACACGGACCCGTCGCTCACGCGCCTCGGCGACGTCCGCCTCGTCGTTCTGCCGACGATCCGCACCAAATACCTCGACACGGTCGTGCACGCGTTCCTCTCGGCCGTCGACGCCGCGCGCCGCGGCTTCGACGCGGTGCTGTTCTGCAACGCGATCACCGCGGCGTTCTGCGGTATCCCGAAGCTCTCCGGAGCGCGCGTGCTCTTGAACGTCGACGGGCTCGAGCGAAACCGGCGGAAGTGGAGCGCGGCCGGCCGCGCCGCCTACGCCATCTCGGAGCGCCTCTCGACGTCGCTCCCCGACGTCGTCGTGACGGACGCCGAGGTCATCCGCCGGTACTACGCCGAGACGTTCGGGATCGACCCGCTCGTCATTCCGTACGGCGGCGACCTCGATCCGCCTTCAGGCGCCGAGAGCCTCCGGCGCTGGAATCTTTCGCCCGGCGCGTACTTCCTCTACGTGTCGCGGCTCGAGCCGGAGAACAACGCGCTCGCCGTCGTCGAGGCGTACCGCGCCGCGAAAGGAAACCTGCCGCTCGTCGTCGTGGGAGACGCGCCTTACGCGGCCGACTACATCGCGCGCGTGAAGGCGGCGGCCGATCCGCGCGTTCTCTTCACCGGCGCGGTCTACGGCGAGGGATACCGCGAGCTCCTCTTCCACGCCCGGGCGTACGTGCAGGCGACGGAGGTCGGCGGGACTCATCCCGCGCTCGTCGAAGCGATGGGAGCGGGGAGGATCGTCGCCTACCACGACTCTCCCGAGAACCGGGAGGTCTGCGGCGGAGCGGGGCTGCCGTTCGACGCGCGCCGCCCCTTCACGCTCACCGCGATCTTCGACGCGCTCGTGGACGATCCCGGCCCGGCGGCCGTATTGTCGGACAAGGCGAGAGCGCGCGTCGAGGAACGCTACCGCTGGGAGGCCGTCACCGATGCCTATGAGAAGGCGCTCGCGCAGCCGGCGAAGTTCGGGGGCTGAGGAGGCGAGCGGTGGAGCGGGTCCTGACACGCGGCCGCCCTCTCGGCCCGCCCGGCGCATGATGAGGAAAGGGTTGCAGGACCGGTGCGCGGCGGGCGGCTCCGAGAGGGGCGACCGCGCGTCACCCGCTGCCGCTCGCGACGGGAGGTCGCGAACTTCGGGCAGACGCTCGCTCGCGAGACCAGTGGAGGCGCGCACTCACGTTCGCGCGGCGGTCAGGCGCTCGCGCAGCCGGCGAAGTTCGGGGGCTGAGGAGGCGAGCGGTGGAGCGGGTCCTGACACGCGGCCGCCCTCTCGGCCCGCCCGGCGGCGACGCGGTAGACTCGCTATCGCATGTTGAGACAGCGCGCACGGGCGCTCGCCGGGGCGCTGATCGCGGCCGACCTCCTCCTGACGGCGGTCTCGCTCGGCGCCGCGTACCTCCTCCGCAACCACGTTCTGCGCGCGCTCTGGCCCGGCGCCTTCGCCGGTCCGCTCTATCCGTTCTCGAGGTACCTCCTCCTCCTCGCTCTCGTCGTCCCGGTCTTCGCGCTCTGTCTCGTCGCGGTCGGTTTCTATTCGAGCCGCCGGACGCTTCCGCTCTGGGAGGAGCTCTGGGCCGCCGCGAAGGCCGTCTTCTTCGGCACCGCCACGGTCGCGCTCCTCGTCTACGCGCTGCGGCTGACGTACGTGTCCCGCCCCTTCCTCTTCCTCTTCGCGCTCGTCGACTTCGCGCTGCTCGCGACCGAGAAGCTCCTGATCCGGAGCACCGCGCAGAGCGCCCGCGCGCGCGGCCTCAATTTCCGGACGGTCGTCGTCGCGGGCACGGGACCGCGGGCCGTCGCGATGGCGCAGTTCCTGGAAGCGCATCCTCACTGGGGGTTCCGGGTGCTCGGTTACCTCGACGACCACGCGGGCGGGGAGATCACGCGCGACGGCCGCTGGAAGAATCTCGGCGAGATCGGCGAGCTCGGCGAGCTGCTCGCGCGGGAGATCGTCGACGAGGTGATCTTCGCGATCGAGAAGGGAAGGCTCGAGGAGTTCGAGGACGCGATGCTCGCGGCCGAGCGCCACGGCGTGCGCTCGCACGTGGCCCTCGACCTCTTCCCGCACGTCATCGCCCGGCCGGTGCTCGAGGAGCTCGACGGCGTGCCGCTCCTGACCTTCACGACCGTCCCGACCAATCCGGTGCTCCTCGCCGGCAAGCGCGCGATCGACCTCGGGCTCTCGCTCGCGCTCCTCGTCGTCACGCTCCCGATCCAGCTCCTCGCGGCCGCCGCGATCAAGCTGACGACGCCGGGACCCGTCCTCTTCCGGCAGACCCGCTGCGGGCTGAACGCCCGGCCGTTCACGCTGCTGAAGTTCCGCACGATGATCGCCGGCGCCGAGGAGCGGCTCTCGGAGGTCAGCCACTTGAACGAAATGTCGGGGCCGGTCTTCAAGAGCGCCCGCGATCCGAGGCGGACGGCGGCCGGAAAAGTGCTCCGCCGCTTCTCGATCGACGAGCTGCCGCAGCTCTGGAACGTGCTGAAGGGGGACATGAGCCTCGTCGGCCCGCGCCCGCCGCTGCCCGAAGAGGTGCTGCGCTACGAGCCGTGGCAGCGGCGGCGGCTGTCGATGAAGCCGGGGCTCACGTGCCTCTGGCAGATCTCCGGCCGAAACGAGATCCCCGACTTCGACCGGTGGATGGCGCTCGACCTGAAGTACATCGACACGTGGACGCCGTTCCTGGACCTGAAGATCCTGATGCTGACCGTGCCGATCGTGCTCACCGGGCGCGGCGCCCGGTAAGCGAGGCAGGCGCGGCGATGCATCGAGCCGGGCGGGCGCGTGCGCCGCGACCCGCGGCCTTAACGTACGCTCTCGGTACGCCGCGGCCGCGGGTCGGGCGCCCACATCCCGCCGGGCTCGCGCCTCGCCGCGCCACAGAGTGTGCGGCATCTGGGCGCAGTCTCCATCGCTCCGGCTGTTCGGCAATTGCAGGAACACTCTCATTCGCCTCGATGTATCGTCGCGGCCGGTGATCGCGAATCAATTACCGGCCTGGGCGATCGAGGCCGCACGGCTCGCGAGGACGGCCGCGCTTCGGATCGTCTCGCCGGCCGAGCGCCGGTGGAGGTCGCTCCGCGGGGCCGAGCCGCTCCCGCCGCTCTGGCTTCGGCGGCACGCGGGCCCGATCCGCGCGTTCTCGCGGGCGGCGGACGATTGTCGGCAGCAGCTCCTGGCGTGGAACGCGTTTGCGCCGGCCGCCTCGATCCTCGATCTCGGCTGCGGCCCCGGAGCGATGGCGCTCTCCCTCCGGGACGATCTCGCGCCTCCGGCGCGCTATCTCGGCATCGACGTGCACGCGCCATCGATCCGCTGGTGCCGCGACGCCTTCGGCGGCGACCGCCGATTCCGGTTCGAGACCGCCGACGTCGCGTCGCCGTTCGGTGCGGGGACGGTTCCCGTCGGCCGGTATCGCGTGCCGGCCGCCGACGGGTCGGTCGATCTGGTGATCGCGAAATCGCTCTTCACGCATCTGACCCGGACGGAAGCGATGCATTATCTCGGGGAGATCCGGCGGGTGCTCGCGCACGGCGGCGCCGCTCTGGTGACGGCGTTCCTCTTCGGCGGCGGCGTGACGGTTCCCGCCTTTCCCCATGGCGACGGCGACTTCCGGTGGAGGATCAGAAATCGCCCCGCCGCGGCGGCCGCGTTCGGGATCGATCGTTTCGCGGAGATGCTCGAGGCGGCCGATCTCTGGATCGAGAAGTCGCTGTTCGGTTTTCATCCGGGAACGGCGCGCGTCCCCACGGGGCAGGACGTCCTGCTGCTGCGGAGGAAGTGGCTGCCCGTCTGGTCCTAGCGCAGGCGAATCCGCAGCACCGTCGTCACCCCGAGCGAAGCCGCTCGCGACGTCGAGGCCTCGGC is from Thermoanaerobaculia bacterium and encodes:
- a CDS encoding glycosyltransferase family 2 protein, with product MSALPDVSIVVVSYDSGADLAVSLSAAAGQEGVASEILVVENGDPAVSRELAAAHGARFLPQPENRGFAGGANAGIAASAGRYVLTLNPDCRLSPDFCAALVRRLDDAADAGSASGKLFRAEGAELSPAAVLDSTGIVFTAAGRHFDRDSGGADSADGAREREIAGVTGAAGFYRRAALDSVRISTGWFDEDFFLYREDADLALRLRAAGWRCLYVPEAVAWHRRASLPDRRGGMSPVANYHSVKNRFLLRINNAPVPEFRRVPTLLRDLVVLAACVTVEPSSLRAFSWLARNRRRLLGKRREIAATSRRGAAPSGRGTASKPSGDGGKPSGDAGKPSGDGGKPSGDGGKPSRTSR
- a CDS encoding DUF1972 domain-containing protein; translation: MKIAILGTRGIPARYGGFETFAEEVSRRLARRGHDVTVYCRRHYTDPSLTRLGDVRLVVLPTIRTKYLDTVVHAFLSAVDAARRGFDAVLFCNAITAAFCGIPKLSGARVLLNVDGLERNRRKWSAAGRAAYAISERLSTSLPDVVVTDAEVIRRYYAETFGIDPLVIPYGGDLDPPSGAESLRRWNLSPGAYFLYVSRLEPENNALAVVEAYRAAKGNLPLVVVGDAPYAADYIARVKAAADPRVLFTGAVYGEGYRELLFHARAYVQATEVGGTHPALVEAMGAGRIVAYHDSPENREVCGGAGLPFDARRPFTLTAIFDALVDDPGPAAVLSDKARARVEERYRWEAVTDAYEKALAQPAKFGG
- a CDS encoding sugar transferase; its protein translation is MLRQRARALAGALIAADLLLTAVSLGAAYLLRNHVLRALWPGAFAGPLYPFSRYLLLLALVVPVFALCLVAVGFYSSRRTLPLWEELWAAAKAVFFGTATVALLVYALRLTYVSRPFLFLFALVDFALLATEKLLIRSTAQSARARGLNFRTVVVAGTGPRAVAMAQFLEAHPHWGFRVLGYLDDHAGGEITRDGRWKNLGEIGELGELLAREIVDEVIFAIEKGRLEEFEDAMLAAERHGVRSHVALDLFPHVIARPVLEELDGVPLLTFTTVPTNPVLLAGKRAIDLGLSLALLVVTLPIQLLAAAAIKLTTPGPVLFRQTRCGLNARPFTLLKFRTMIAGAEERLSEVSHLNEMSGPVFKSARDPRRTAAGKVLRRFSIDELPQLWNVLKGDMSLVGPRPPLPEEVLRYEPWQRRRLSMKPGLTCLWQISGRNEIPDFDRWMALDLKYIDTWTPFLDLKILMLTVPIVLTGRGAR
- a CDS encoding class I SAM-dependent methyltransferase yields the protein MIANQLPAWAIEAARLARTAALRIVSPAERRWRSLRGAEPLPPLWLRRHAGPIRAFSRAADDCRQQLLAWNAFAPAASILDLGCGPGAMALSLRDDLAPPARYLGIDVHAPSIRWCRDAFGGDRRFRFETADVASPFGAGTVPVGRYRVPAADGSVDLVIAKSLFTHLTRTEAMHYLGEIRRVLAHGGAALVTAFLFGGGVTVPAFPHGDGDFRWRIRNRPAAAAAFGIDRFAEMLEAADLWIEKSLFGFHPGTARVPTGQDVLLLRRKWLPVWS